Below is a window of Mucilaginibacter sp. PAMC 26640 DNA.
GCGATGGTTTCTACCAACCATGTTTACCGTATTACCTTTGATGATGAGGATATCATTATTGCCAAACTATCGCTATTCGGTAAGTTTGAGCATTTTAAAGAAGATCATCGCATCATTCATTCTTTAAGCAATAACCTGCTATATCCGTTTGAAAACCTGCTTGCCAAATCGCTGCTTAAAAATAACCGCGTTTACATCTACCATTATAAATATGGGCGTACAGATGCGTGGGTGGTGTTTTATAACCCAACCCGTATACTTGACAGGCTTCCGCGCCGGTTGGATGATAACCTCATCCGGAAACTGGGGCAGCAGGCCGGCAAGTTTCACAAAGCATGTTCCCGGGTTACCAACGTGTTGCCGAAATCATCAAAAACTTTACGTACCGACATTTATTCCCTTCAGCAACAATTAGAAAAGAACGAGACCCGTTTTGGTACGGCCATGCAGGTTGATTTTTTAAAGTATCATTGCGACCAATTTTTGAGGAATCGTTCCAAGTATAATATGAGCTCGTTCGATATCATTCCCGTTTTTATCGATTGGAACATCGGCAACTTTTCGGTCACGCCAAATTACGAACTTTATTCCCGCTGGGATTATGATTGGTTCCGAATGAGCTACCGGGTGCTTGATTTTTACTTTTTTAGCCGGGTAGTATCAGATGCAGGTGACCGTACGGTCTTCAGCTACGTTATTGGGCCAATGATGGAGGACAGATTCATCACATTTTTACAAGAATATCATAAAATATATCCTTTAACTGCCGATGAGATTCGGTTTATGAAAGAGGCGTATCGCTTTTTTATTCTCAATTATGTAATTAAAGATGGTAAACATTTTTTTAGCGAGCAGTATGCAAAGAAACTTCAAGCTGAAGCGTTTGCTGTTTACCTCCCATCTGTCGACCGTGATTTTGATGCCGACAAGATAATCGACGCGCTAAAATTAAGATAAGCGAATCGCTTGCACATTTTATCCCGAACATAGTGGTATTTCTTTTTAATAACTGTATTTTGCACATTTAATATCAATAATCAGAATGACACGCATTGATGATTTTCGTGAGATAATAGATAACTACGAAGTAATATTTTTTGATGCATTTGGCGTAATAAAAAATTATGGCGGGTTGGTGCCGGGCATCGAACGGACCTTTGATTATCTGGAAGAGGAAGGTAAAGAATATTATATTGTAACAAACGATGCATCGCGCAGCCCGGCGCAACTGGCAGAATCTTACCATCGCAAGGGCTTGCATGCAATTACTGCGGAAAGAATCATTTCCTCGGGTATGCTTACAAAAGAGTATCTCGACCTGAAGGTGGAGGACGGTATTGTTGCTTACCTCGGCACTGATGATTCGGCGCACTATATTGAGAGTGAGGGACTACACACCCTCCCCGTAAGCCAGATTACGGCCGAAAATATCGATAAAGTAAACGCGCTAGTTTTTTTAGATGATGAAGGCTTCGATTGGTGCAGCGATCTGAATAAGGCGGTAAATTTGCTGAGGCGACGAACTATCCCGGTTATTGTAGCCAATACCGATTTTGCCTACCCGGTGAACGTTAATGAACTCGCTATCGCAATTGGTGGAATTGCGGCCATGGTAGAAACTATTGTCGGCAAAAAATTTATCCGCTTCGGTAAACCCGACTCACAGATCTTCATGTTTGCGTATGATTTGATCCGCGAGTATCGACCGATCAGCAAAAAAGAAATTGTGATGGTAGGTGACACCTTACAAACTGATATTTTGGGTGGAAACAAGTTTGGTCTGGATACCGTGCTGGTATTGTCAGGTAATACGCTGGCCGGAGATGCGCAAACCCGCATGACCAGCACCGGGATAGTCCCAACTTATATTTGCAATTCTGCTGTTATAAAGTAAATAGACATGAAGATAGGTAAATTTTTATCAGGGTTTTTGCTGATGGTTTTAATCAGCCAGGGTATGTTTGCGCAGGGCTTAAAAACCTTCACTAATCCTATACTGCCTGCTGGTGCCGATCCATGGGTGATCTACCAAAATGGATACTACTACTACACCAATTCTACGCAGAACCAGTTGATGATCTGGAAAACTAAAAACCTGGCAGATTTGAAATCAGCTGAGCGCAAAACCGTTTGGACACCGCCCGCTAATACCAACTATTCTAAAGAACTTTGGGCGCCCGAACTCCATTATATCAACCATAAGTGGTATATGTATTTTGCGGCAGATGATGGCGACAACAATCATCATCGTTTATATGTGCTTGAAAACATAAATACCGATCCTATGAAGGGTAATTGGGTGTTCAAAGGTAAGCTTGCAGATCCTGCCGATAAATGGGCCATAGATGGTTCGGTTTTTAATCATCAGGGCCAACT
It encodes the following:
- a CDS encoding haloacid dehalogenase, which translates into the protein MTRIDDFREIIDNYEVIFFDAFGVIKNYGGLVPGIERTFDYLEEEGKEYYIVTNDASRSPAQLAESYHRKGLHAITAERIISSGMLTKEYLDLKVEDGIVAYLGTDDSAHYIESEGLHTLPVSQITAENIDKVNALVFLDDEGFDWCSDLNKAVNLLRRRTIPVIVANTDFAYPVNVNELAIAIGGIAAMVETIVGKKFIRFGKPDSQIFMFAYDLIREYRPISKKEIVMVGDTLQTDILGGNKFGLDTVLVLSGNTLAGDAQTRMTSTGIVPTYICNSAVIK